The following proteins are co-located in the Ignavibacteriales bacterium genome:
- a CDS encoding M23 family metallopeptidase, whose amino-acid sequence MSLTSATFMISLIVFGVYTVISNFTNSKSDIKVLIAENNALKSKLIQISDQFSLLSTELDSISSKNNDLRIMANLPPLSEDERQVGVGGNKIFSDLDFSSLSGNEDISSALALVDEVTRKLEFEKNYYKKITAKLKENKILYESIPALKPCAGTLAEHGFGMRFHPILHINRMHDGVDIITDTGTPVYAPGNGTVTFAGSRNGYGLCVVIDHGFGYESLYAHLSSSNVKVGQKIKRGMNIARSGNSGLSIGPHLHYEVHHDGVKLNPEDFFFQDLAVFDLNKIK is encoded by the coding sequence TTGTCTTTAACTTCAGCAACTTTCATGATTTCTTTGATAGTTTTTGGTGTTTATACGGTCATTTCCAACTTTACTAATTCTAAATCTGACATCAAAGTTTTAATTGCTGAAAATAATGCCCTTAAAAGTAAACTAATACAAATTTCAGATCAATTTAGCTTATTAAGTACTGAACTTGATAGTATCTCTTCGAAGAACAATGATTTGAGAATTATGGCAAACTTGCCTCCATTATCTGAAGATGAAAGACAAGTTGGAGTGGGTGGAAATAAAATTTTTAGTGACTTAGATTTCTCAAGTTTATCTGGAAATGAAGATATTAGTTCCGCATTGGCGCTTGTTGATGAGGTTACAAGAAAACTTGAGTTTGAAAAAAATTATTACAAAAAAATCACCGCAAAACTTAAAGAGAATAAAATTCTTTATGAATCCATCCCTGCATTAAAACCTTGTGCAGGTACATTAGCTGAGCATGGTTTTGGAATGCGATTTCATCCGATACTTCACATAAATAGAATGCACGACGGGGTGGACATCATAACCGATACCGGAACGCCTGTTTATGCTCCAGGTAATGGAACAGTGACTTTTGCGGGCAGCAGGAACGGTTATGGACTTTGTGTTGTGATTGACCATGGCTTTGGATATGAATCGCTGTATGCACATTTATCCAGCTCAAATGTTAAGGTAGGTCAAAAAATAAAACGAGGAATGAATATAGCGAGATCAGGAAATTCAGGCTTATCAATCGGTCCACATCTTCATTATGAGGTTCATCATGATGGTGTCAAACTAAATCCTGAAGACTTTTTCTTTCAAGATCTTGCAGTATTTGACTTAAATAAAATTAAATAA
- the topA gene encoding type I DNA topoisomerase → MSKNLVLVESPSKAKTINKYLGKNFIVEATIGHIRDLPKTKLGVDVDKNFEAQYLNIRGKGDVIKKIKSLANKSKNIYIATDPDREGEAIAQDIADILNGNSEALLHRVLFNEITKTGIERAMKSPREIDSHLVFSQRARRVMDRIIGYKISPFLWKAVIEISGSGSVSAGRVQSVALKIICDREVLIQNFVPTEYWSIWAVFETEQKESFKAKLFSINKNEIKIPPKPQMSEEEWKEFYNEYFAIRNQAEAQSIYDRINKLKQFIISNISKRQIKRNAPAPFITSTIQSEASRRLGMRPKQTMMLAQKLYEGIELGTEGTVGLITYMRTDSTRVSDEALTSVREFINTKFGNEYLPEKPNTFTAKGKSNVQDAHEAIRPTSLKFTPEFVKPYLDSRTFKLYELVWKRFVASQMAPALMETTVVEITAQEFVFRALGTTILFSGFQQMYEEILEPKENAEEKEEYRNEKIPLGLEKDQSLKLSELKETQHFTKPPARFTESSLIKELESKGIGRPSTYAQTISTIQDRKYVLLTEKKLFPTKLGIEVNKILVKNFPNIINEDFTSKMESELDEIAQGENNYIKVLNDFYTPFNQTLKQVEANIEKIICDLCGHEMEIKIGRFGKYLACSNYPTCKNIKSFRDIASQNSEPEYTGEKCEKCGNRTVFRNGKFGRFIGCEKYPECDFIKNLDTGVSCPKCKEGMVVERQSKRKKIFYSCSRYPKCDFVSWNKPVSEPCPNADSNYMEKKYSVKKGNYFKCPVCGEEKIIQQVEETVNDL, encoded by the coding sequence ATGTCAAAAAATTTAGTGTTAGTCGAATCACCTTCTAAAGCAAAAACAATAAATAAATATCTTGGTAAAAATTTTATAGTTGAAGCTACTATCGGGCATATCAGGGACTTACCAAAAACTAAACTTGGAGTTGATGTAGATAAAAATTTTGAAGCTCAGTACTTGAATATTCGTGGGAAAGGCGATGTAATTAAAAAGATCAAATCGCTGGCGAATAAAAGTAAAAACATATATATCGCTACTGACCCTGACCGTGAAGGCGAAGCAATTGCACAGGATATCGCTGATATTCTTAACGGCAATAGTGAAGCTTTACTTCACCGGGTTTTATTTAATGAAATTACCAAAACCGGAATTGAACGTGCAATGAAATCCCCGAGAGAAATTGACAGTCATCTTGTGTTTTCTCAGCGGGCAAGAAGAGTAATGGATAGAATAATCGGATATAAAATCAGCCCATTTTTATGGAAGGCTGTCATCGAAATTTCAGGTAGCGGCTCAGTATCTGCCGGTCGAGTTCAATCAGTAGCATTAAAAATAATTTGTGATAGGGAAGTACTGATTCAAAATTTTGTCCCAACAGAATATTGGTCAATTTGGGCTGTCTTTGAAACAGAGCAGAAAGAATCTTTCAAGGCAAAACTATTCAGTATTAATAAAAATGAAATTAAAATTCCTCCTAAACCTCAGATGTCTGAAGAAGAGTGGAAAGAATTTTACAATGAATATTTCGCAATAAGAAATCAAGCTGAAGCTCAAAGTATTTATGACAGAATAAATAAGCTAAAACAGTTTATTATCTCGAATATTTCAAAAAGACAAATTAAAAGAAATGCTCCAGCACCATTCATAACTAGTACAATTCAATCGGAAGCCTCCCGCAGACTTGGTATGCGCCCGAAGCAAACTATGATGCTTGCTCAAAAACTTTATGAAGGAATTGAACTTGGAACCGAAGGTACAGTTGGACTAATTACTTATATGAGAACTGATTCCACTCGAGTTAGTGACGAAGCTTTAACCAGTGTAAGAGAATTTATTAATACGAAATTTGGTAACGAATATCTGCCGGAAAAGCCAAATACTTTTACTGCAAAAGGGAAGAGCAATGTTCAAGATGCTCACGAAGCAATTAGACCTACATCATTAAAATTTACACCGGAATTTGTGAAACCCTACCTTGATAGTAGAACATTTAAATTGTACGAATTAGTTTGGAAACGATTTGTTGCCTCACAGATGGCGCCAGCTTTAATGGAAACTACTGTTGTTGAAATTACTGCACAAGAATTTGTTTTTAGAGCCTTGGGCACTACGATTCTTTTCAGCGGCTTTCAACAAATGTATGAGGAAATTTTGGAGCCTAAAGAAAATGCTGAAGAGAAAGAAGAATATCGAAATGAAAAAATTCCTCTTGGGCTTGAAAAAGATCAATCACTAAAGCTATCCGAGTTAAAAGAAACTCAGCACTTTACAAAACCTCCTGCACGGTTCACCGAGAGTTCTTTAATTAAAGAGTTGGAAAGCAAAGGCATTGGAAGACCAAGCACTTATGCGCAGACAATCAGCACGATACAGGATAGAAAATATGTCCTGCTTACTGAAAAAAAATTATTTCCAACAAAGCTTGGAATTGAGGTGAACAAAATACTCGTCAAAAACTTTCCAAATATTATCAACGAAGACTTTACAAGTAAAATGGAAAGTGAGTTAGACGAAATAGCCCAGGGCGAAAATAATTATATCAAAGTCTTGAATGATTTTTATACTCCTTTTAATCAAACATTAAAGCAGGTTGAGGCTAATATTGAAAAAATAATTTGTGATTTGTGCGGACACGAAATGGAAATTAAAATTGGTAGATTCGGTAAATACTTAGCTTGCAGCAATTACCCGACTTGTAAAAATATTAAATCATTTAGAGATATTGCTTCCCAAAATAGTGAGCCGGAATACACTGGCGAGAAATGCGAAAAATGTGGCAACAGAACTGTTTTCCGGAATGGAAAATTTGGACGATTCATTGGCTGCGAAAAATATCCTGAGTGCGATTTTATAAAGAATCTTGACACTGGTGTTAGCTGTCCTAAGTGTAAAGAGGGGATGGTAGTTGAGCGGCAGTCAAAACGCAAAAAAATATTTTATAGCTGCTCAAGATATCCCAAATGTGATTTTGTAAGTTGGAATAAGCCTGTCAGTGAACCTTGTCCTAATGCTGATTCAAATTACATGGAAAAAAAGTATAGTGTAAAAAAAGGAAATTATTTTAAATGTCCTGTTTGTGGTGAAGAAAAAATTATCCAGCAAGTTGAAGAAACTGTAAATGATTTATGA
- the raiA gene encoding ribosome-associated translation inhibitor RaiA → MNISITARKFKAHDTLKTFIKDEVSSLEKFYDGILSADVILSYQKAKEDLKTAEIIVKIPGQILNAAHETDDFKKSVTASVEKLARQLDKTKSKRTTARHK, encoded by the coding sequence ATGAACATTTCAATAACGGCCAGAAAGTTTAAAGCTCACGATACACTTAAAACTTTCATTAAAGATGAAGTTTCATCATTAGAAAAATTTTACGATGGAATTTTAAGTGCTGATGTGATACTCAGTTACCAAAAAGCGAAAGAAGATTTAAAAACTGCCGAAATAATCGTGAAGATTCCCGGTCAGATTTTAAATGCTGCTCACGAAACTGACGATTTTAAAAAGTCGGTTACTGCCTCAGTAGAAAAGTTAGCCCGACAATTAGACAAAACAAAATCTAAAAGAACAACAGCTAGACATAAATGA
- a CDS encoding tyrosine-type recombinase/integrase — MSIAKIVDQYLEELEFVRRYSLMTVEAYKGDLLAFRDFSISCSKLNIEDITEKFIKSFLMKLSQSGLDKNSISRKLSAVRGLFKYAFQNNYIEINPTSDLTNPRLSRKLPGIISVDSTDMLYKIIDQKDDDPILVKAIFEVLYGCALRRSELCNLLSIDVDLNEQTLRITGKGDRTRIVPIGDKSKQVLEKYILQRQNIFNGKYFFTTSDGKKIYPQMVYRLVRKYLSQITDIKKRSPHILRHSAATHMLDNGADILAVKEILGHQNLSTTQIYTHVSIERLKSTYKKSHPKS, encoded by the coding sequence ATGAGCATTGCAAAAATTGTTGATCAATACCTTGAGGAACTGGAATTTGTCAGAAGATATTCTTTAATGACAGTTGAAGCTTATAAGGGTGATTTATTAGCCTTCAGAGACTTTTCAATAAGCTGTTCAAAACTGAATATCGAAGATATAACTGAAAAATTTATTAAGTCATTTCTAATGAAGCTTAGTCAATCAGGTTTGGATAAAAACTCTATATCAAGAAAACTCTCTGCGGTCAGAGGATTATTTAAGTATGCATTTCAGAATAATTATATTGAGATTAATCCAACATCGGACTTAACCAACCCGAGATTGTCGAGAAAATTACCCGGAATAATATCAGTAGATTCTACAGACATGCTTTATAAAATTATTGATCAGAAAGATGATGATCCTATCCTGGTAAAAGCTATTTTTGAAGTGCTTTACGGTTGTGCTTTAAGACGAAGTGAACTATGTAATTTACTAAGCATTGATGTAGATTTGAATGAGCAGACTCTAAGAATAACTGGTAAGGGTGATAGAACTAGAATCGTTCCTATCGGGGATAAATCAAAACAAGTTTTAGAAAAATACATTCTTCAGAGGCAAAATATTTTTAACGGAAAATATTTTTTCACGACTAGTGATGGCAAAAAAATATATCCACAAATGGTTTATAGATTAGTTAGAAAATACTTATCTCAAATTACTGATATCAAAAAACGAAGCCCGCACATACTTAGACATAGTGCTGCAACTCATATGCTCGATAACGGAGCAGATATTCTTGCAGTTAAAGAAATACTAGGTCATCAAAATCTTTCGACGACTCAGATTTACACTCATGTTAGTATTGAAAGGCTAAAATCAACTTATAAAAAATCACATCCAAAATCATAA
- a CDS encoding S41 family peptidase: MNFEKIKIPFLILFLAVGIILGIQIEKLFSSDKLKDSVDKFEDVLSLTQKYYVEDVDTQKLVEDAINGLLADLDPHSVYIPANQLENIEESFRGDFEGIGIEFQIVNDTVVVVSSITGGPSEQLGILPGDRIIKVDGKNFIGVSTEKVQATLRGEAGTKVNVAILRNGNKDLIDYEITRDKIPLYSIDSHLMIDQQTGYVSVSRFSETTFDELKSSLNDLKKSGMTQLILDLRSNPGGYLKQAVDISDLFIDGKKKSVFTKGRRSEYNEDYNASKYSEYEKIPLIVLINHGSASASEIVAGAIQDWDRGLIIGETSFGKGLVQKQFDLSDNSAIRLTISKYYTPSGRSIQRDYKTIKSKDDYYADAQNRVEVEGENIEHNTESDSSAEYFLTESGRKVFGGGGITPDYIVKNEKLTDYSTNLLKNNVFYEFVLKYLDINKNNILSVFNGELKKFNSTFELNETEINNLIKFAENKEVKFSSEDFTKDKSYILTRLKAEIARNFWKNEGWYSIMIKSDDQVSKALTLFSEAKSIANLK; the protein is encoded by the coding sequence ATGAATTTTGAAAAAATAAAAATTCCTTTTCTTATTTTATTTTTAGCAGTGGGAATAATTCTTGGTATTCAAATAGAAAAATTATTCTCGAGTGATAAATTGAAAGACAGCGTTGATAAATTCGAGGACGTTTTATCGCTCACGCAAAAATATTATGTAGAGGATGTTGATACGCAAAAATTAGTTGAGGATGCAATCAATGGTTTACTTGCCGATTTAGATCCACATTCAGTTTATATTCCCGCAAATCAGCTTGAAAATATTGAAGAATCTTTTCGAGGTGACTTTGAAGGAATAGGGATCGAGTTTCAGATAGTCAATGATACAGTTGTGGTCGTTTCATCTATCACCGGTGGACCGAGTGAGCAGCTTGGTATTTTACCCGGCGACAGAATTATTAAGGTAGATGGAAAAAATTTTATTGGTGTATCAACTGAGAAAGTGCAAGCCACTTTGCGTGGAGAAGCAGGAACAAAGGTGAATGTTGCAATACTTCGAAATGGCAACAAAGATCTTATTGATTATGAAATAACTCGTGATAAAATTCCTCTTTATTCCATTGATTCACATTTGATGATAGACCAGCAGACCGGATATGTCAGTGTTTCAAGATTTTCTGAAACTACTTTCGATGAACTAAAAAGCTCTTTGAATGATTTAAAGAAAAGCGGTATGACACAGTTAATTTTAGATTTGAGAAGTAATCCGGGCGGCTATCTCAAACAGGCAGTGGATATTTCTGATCTGTTTATTGATGGCAAGAAAAAAAGCGTTTTTACAAAGGGAAGAAGATCGGAATACAATGAGGATTATAATGCTTCGAAATATTCGGAGTATGAAAAAATTCCATTAATCGTTCTGATTAACCACGGCAGTGCATCTGCAAGTGAGATAGTTGCAGGCGCTATTCAAGATTGGGATCGCGGTTTAATAATAGGTGAAACTTCATTTGGGAAAGGTCTCGTTCAAAAACAATTTGATCTTTCTGATAATTCAGCAATACGGTTAACCATTTCAAAATATTATACCCCCTCCGGTCGTTCTATTCAGCGCGATTATAAAACTATAAAAAGTAAAGATGATTATTATGCTGACGCTCAAAATCGAGTGGAAGTTGAAGGCGAAAATATAGAACACAATACTGAAAGCGATTCATCTGCAGAATATTTTTTAACTGAAAGCGGCAGAAAAGTTTTTGGAGGTGGTGGTATCACGCCGGACTACATTGTAAAAAATGAAAAACTAACTGACTATTCAACCAATCTTTTAAAAAATAATGTTTTTTATGAATTTGTACTCAAATACTTAGACATAAACAAAAACAATATTCTGTCGGTGTTTAATGGCGAACTCAAAAAATTTAATTCAACATTTGAGTTAAATGAAACTGAGATAAATAACCTTATTAAATTTGCAGAAAACAAAGAAGTAAAATTTTCGAGTGAAGATTTTACCAAAGATAAAAGTTATATACTTACGCGCCTAAAAGCAGAAATTGCACGAAACTTTTGGAAAAATGAAGGATGGTACTCGATCATGATTAAAAGTGATGATCAAGTATCGAAAGCATTAACTTTGTTTTCCGAAGCCAAATCAATCGCAAACTTAAAATGA
- a CDS encoding DUF2795 domain-containing protein, whose amino-acid sequence MIWTVELASYLDDAPWPATKEELIEYTERIGAPYEVLENLMELDDSDEPYESIEDIWPDYPSDEDFFYNEDDY is encoded by the coding sequence ATGATTTGGACTGTTGAATTAGCATCATATTTAGATGATGCACCTTGGCCCGCTACTAAAGAAGAGTTAATCGAATATACCGAAAGAATCGGCGCACCCTATGAAGTGCTCGAAAATTTAATGGAGCTTGATGATTCTGATGAGCCTTATGAATCCATTGAAGATATCTGGCCTGATTATCCATCGGATGAAGATTTCTTTTATAATGAAGATGATTACTAA
- a CDS encoding HPr kinase/phosphorylase: MIKIDHKAISKKESITVDFFYTNAKKLAKLTLQNETVNLKKFIFDQNLHRPGLALAGFVDLFSYKRVQVFGNTEMHYLAQLDDSQKRKTLSRAFSFDLPCVILTDGNKPFPVLIDEANKHEIPVFVSSHATTKLVYLVSDFLDDQFAPRISLHGSFVDVYGVGILFVGKSGIGKSEVALDLVERGHRLVADDIIIFTKKGEGILMGTGTNLAKHFLEIRGLGIIDISKMFGIRAIRFQKRLEIIVELEVWDEKGEYTRTGLDETTISISEVDVPYVKLPIFPGKNITVISEVISLNYLLKHYGYDAAKEFQEKLNVELRTKQKGIQRGVDYFEHDFE, translated from the coding sequence ATGATTAAAATTGACCACAAAGCAATTAGTAAAAAAGAATCCATCACTGTCGATTTTTTTTATACAAATGCAAAAAAGCTTGCAAAACTTACTTTACAAAATGAAACTGTAAATCTTAAAAAATTTATTTTTGATCAAAATTTGCACAGACCCGGTTTAGCATTAGCCGGGTTTGTGGATTTATTTTCTTATAAAAGAGTGCAGGTATTTGGCAATACTGAAATGCATTATCTTGCTCAACTTGATGACAGTCAAAAAAGGAAAACTCTTTCCCGGGCTTTCAGTTTCGATCTACCTTGTGTGATTTTAACTGATGGGAACAAACCATTCCCGGTATTAATTGATGAAGCAAACAAACATGAAATACCCGTATTCGTTTCAAGCCACGCCACAACTAAATTAGTTTATCTCGTAAGTGACTTTTTAGATGATCAGTTCGCACCGCGTATTTCTTTACACGGGTCGTTTGTTGACGTATATGGAGTCGGAATTCTTTTTGTCGGCAAATCCGGTATCGGGAAAAGTGAAGTCGCTCTTGATCTCGTTGAACGGGGGCACCGGCTGGTTGCAGACGATATAATTATTTTTACAAAAAAGGGTGAAGGTATCCTCATGGGAACCGGAACTAATTTAGCCAAACATTTTTTAGAGATTAGAGGATTAGGAATAATAGATATTTCTAAAATGTTTGGAATCCGTGCAATTAGATTCCAAAAAAGATTAGAAATAATAGTAGAATTAGAAGTTTGGGACGAAAAAGGGGAGTACACTCGAACAGGTCTTGACGAAACCACAATTTCTATTTCTGAGGTTGATGTTCCATACGTCAAATTACCAATATTCCCTGGGAAAAACATCACTGTTATTTCGGAAGTAATTAGCCTGAATTACCTCTTAAAACATTACGGTTATGATGCGGCAAAAGAGTTTCAGGAAAAATTAAATGTTGAATTACGCACTAAACAAAAGGGAATTCAAAGAGGTGTTGACTATTTTGAACATGATTTCGAATAA
- a CDS encoding glycosyltransferase, with translation MKFSFVIPTLNEEKLLPAILKQICVEELKSKFDYEVIVSDGGSIDKTVQVALKYADKVTVHSSENLQNIAEGRNRGAKLAAGENIIFINADVLLQNVDSFFNYINMKFINSEFLAMTTFVKIFPAEEIFIDKFFHFFFNHYFYLLNFIGIGMGRGECQVIRAPVFQKLNGYREDIAAGEDFNMFVRIRKLGKVLYARDIFVFESPRRFRKLGYLNITSTWVKNGFSVLIRNKAISKIWEQVR, from the coding sequence TTGAAATTTAGTTTTGTAATTCCGACATTAAATGAGGAAAAGCTTTTGCCGGCAATCTTGAAACAGATTTGCGTTGAAGAATTAAAATCAAAATTTGATTACGAAGTCATCGTTTCAGATGGCGGCAGTATTGATAAAACTGTTCAAGTAGCGTTAAAATATGCTGACAAAGTTACAGTGCACTCTTCTGAAAATTTGCAAAATATTGCCGAAGGCAGAAACAGAGGGGCAAAATTAGCGGCAGGTGAAAATATAATATTTATTAATGCTGATGTGTTACTTCAAAATGTTGATTCATTTTTTAACTACATCAATATGAAATTTATCAATTCTGAATTTTTAGCAATGACAACATTTGTGAAAATATTTCCCGCCGAAGAAATTTTTATTGATAAATTCTTTCACTTCTTTTTTAATCATTACTTTTACTTACTTAATTTTATTGGAATAGGGATGGGGAGGGGCGAGTGTCAGGTAATCCGTGCTCCTGTATTTCAAAAGTTAAATGGCTACAGAGAAGATATCGCTGCCGGAGAAGATTTTAATATGTTTGTAAGAATTCGCAAATTAGGAAAAGTACTTTATGCAAGAGATATTTTTGTCTTTGAATCCCCAAGAAGATTTAGAAAGCTGGGATATTTAAACATTACGAGCACATGGGTTAAAAACGGTTTCTCGGTACTGATTAGAAATAAAGCAATTTCAAAAATTTGGGAACAAGTGAGATAG
- a CDS encoding DUF3108 domain-containing protein: MTYVVRFGPIELGEVRVKVQNVIKENNHNYFLTIGYIDSYSGVPFVDLHQIYESKFDTTYYPVFFRGTIKGEEDTTFTEYHFDKKNMKVRVIKGNRSPKDIWTDTTGKMESFYQDGLSLFYYARMKLGKNHSENIPCFVAEKKEKTIINFHNEPEGVSIDAVDYDIDCIHLDGNTDFVSIFGLTGYFEGWFSNDEASIPIVAKMKVIIGNITLELKKWKRTGWNPPVYKN, from the coding sequence TTGACTTATGTCGTACGGTTTGGTCCGATCGAACTTGGGGAAGTAAGAGTAAAAGTCCAAAATGTAATTAAAGAAAATAACCATAATTATTTTTTAACGATTGGCTATATTGATTCGTATTCCGGAGTACCATTTGTTGATCTCCATCAAATTTATGAAAGCAAATTCGACACAACTTATTATCCGGTTTTTTTTAGAGGGACTATTAAGGGGGAGGAAGATACTACTTTTACTGAATATCACTTCGATAAAAAAAATATGAAAGTAAGGGTGATAAAAGGAAACCGTTCACCGAAAGATATTTGGACAGATACAACCGGCAAAATGGAATCTTTTTACCAGGATGGTCTGTCATTATTTTATTACGCCAGAATGAAACTTGGTAAGAATCACTCTGAAAACATTCCCTGTTTTGTTGCTGAAAAAAAAGAAAAGACCATTATAAATTTTCATAACGAGCCTGAAGGAGTTTCGATTGATGCTGTTGACTATGACATTGACTGCATACATCTCGATGGCAATACAGATTTTGTCAGCATTTTTGGCTTAACAGGATATTTTGAAGGATGGTTCTCTAACGACGAAGCTTCAATTCCAATTGTCGCAAAGATGAAGGTCATTATCGGCAACATTACTTTAGAACTAAAAAAATGGAAGCGCACAGGATGGAACCCCCCGGTTTACAAAAATTAG
- the ybeY gene encoding rRNA maturation RNase YbeY, giving the protein MKNLVINTSGYTLKKRSIHSFVGKIKRHLQIEIEALTINFISANDLLEINKKYLNHDFYTDIITFNYSGDNKLIDGEIFISYENAIENAKKYKANFLEEIGRLIIHGILHLTGLNDKGKSEKILMRKKENELLNMFKFLLLQ; this is encoded by the coding sequence ATTAAAAATCTCGTAATTAATACTTCAGGCTATACATTGAAGAAAAGATCTATTCACTCTTTTGTTGGAAAAATTAAACGGCATCTGCAAATTGAAATTGAAGCTTTAACAATAAATTTTATTTCAGCAAATGATTTGCTTGAAATAAATAAAAAATATTTAAACCACGATTTTTATACAGATATTATTACGTTCAATTATTCCGGTGATAATAAATTAATTGATGGGGAAATTTTTATTTCGTATGAAAATGCCATAGAAAATGCTAAAAAGTATAAGGCGAATTTTTTAGAAGAAATCGGGAGATTAATAATTCATGGAATTCTTCACTTGACAGGATTAAACGATAAAGGTAAATCAGAAAAAATATTAATGAGAAAAAAAGAAAATGAATTGCTTAATATGTTTAAATTTCTTTTATTGCAGTAG
- a CDS encoding gamma carbonic anhydrase family protein: MEPPGLQKLDSEQKLFPYQDSFPKIESTVFLASGVKIIGNVEIGKSSSVWYNSVIRGDVHYIKIGARTNIQDCSMLHVTNGKFPLNIGSEVTIGHSVTLHGCILHDLCLIGMGAIILDGAIVEKYSIVAAGSVVKQNFVVPSGKLVAGVPAKIIRDLTETEINDFEKSAERYVNYTKITVDSLIKFANKLRG; encoded by the coding sequence ATGGAACCCCCCGGTTTACAAAAATTAGATTCCGAACAAAAGTTGTTTCCGTACCAGGATTCATTTCCTAAAATAGAATCAACTGTATTTCTGGCATCAGGAGTAAAAATTATTGGTAATGTCGAGATTGGAAAAAGCTCCAGTGTCTGGTATAACTCCGTTATTCGCGGAGATGTACATTATATAAAAATAGGTGCACGAACTAACATTCAGGATTGCTCAATGCTTCATGTTACGAATGGGAAATTTCCACTAAACATTGGAAGTGAAGTAACTATTGGGCACTCAGTTACACTTCATGGCTGCATTCTTCATGATTTATGTTTGATAGGGATGGGTGCAATAATTCTTGATGGAGCAATTGTTGAAAAATATTCCATCGTGGCAGCTGGTTCGGTTGTTAAACAAAATTTTGTTGTCCCTTCCGGGAAATTAGTTGCTGGAGTACCGGCGAAAATAATTCGGGACTTGACTGAAACTGAAATAAATGATTTTGAAAAATCTGCCGAACGTTATGTTAATTACACAAAAATTACAGTTGATTCGTTGATAAAATTTGCAAATAAATTACGCGGGTAA